The following are encoded in a window of Alphaproteobacteria bacterium LSUCC0719 genomic DNA:
- a CDS encoding nucleoside deaminase: MVTDTDRQMLKIAYEQAKLGFDEGGCPIGSVLARGGREVSRGHNQRVQQGDPIAHGEMDALRKAGRQKTYRDTVLYTTLSPCMMCSGTIVQFGIPRVVVGENTTFGGNEDFLRQHGVDVVIADDPDCIALMERFIREKPELWAEDIAED, translated from the coding sequence TGAACAGGCAAAGCTGGGCTTTGATGAGGGGGGATGCCCCATCGGGTCGGTGCTGGCGCGCGGGGGCCGGGAGGTGTCTCGTGGTCATAACCAGCGCGTGCAGCAGGGGGATCCGATTGCCCATGGAGAAATGGACGCCCTTCGCAAGGCTGGCCGACAGAAGACCTATCGGGATACGGTTCTCTACACGACCCTCAGCCCCTGCATGATGTGCAGCGGCACCATTGTGCAGTTCGGAATTCCGCGCGTGGTTGTCGGGGAGAACACCACCTTTGGCGGGAATGAGGATTTCCTTCGCCAGCACGGCGTTGACGTGGTGATTGCCGACGACCCGGACTGTATCGCGCTGATGGAAAGATTCATCCGCGAAAAGCCCGAATTATGGGCCGAAGACATCGCGGAGGACTGA